One stretch of Aquimarina sp. Aq107 DNA includes these proteins:
- a CDS encoding zinc-dependent metalloprotease encodes MKITSSKNKLLLLSFAFVLGLGIQNMEAQRKKKKKSKKGKTEQVDTAKKDSKEKSIEELTKKSEKIEGLFTIYRDTIDGTTKMVIKKDQIGKEFIYFSQISDGVLEAGAFRGSYRDNKVFKIEKHYNKIEFITQNASYYFDENSALSKSANANISEGIMASLKIEALDEEKGLYLIKSDDLFLKETFEQIKMPNFPGQSPFAFKLGSLSKEKTKIKSIKNYPKNLNINSHYVYSKSNILNGGSNAVTDGRNVTIKVEHSLIAMPENDYKPRFDDPRIGYFFTQVTDMTSASSTPYRDLVHRWNLVKKDPSLAISEPVQPIVWWMENSTPVEFRETIKEAVLEWNKAFEKAGFKNAMVVKLQPDDATWDAGDIRYNVLRWTSSPIPPFGGYGPSFVNPRTGEILGADIMLEYVYHTNRVKYDRLFNLAVSDQDEDNNYPTMIKDKHTYCSYGHIMQENSLFGQAALIAYGANDNEMEGMKMEAMKELVMHEVGHTLGLNHNMKASQLFSPEELNNPEFIKDKCLTGSVMDYTAINVTNDKSNQGQYFSTTVGPYDKWAIQYGYTPVSSDKELEKIASQSTKPELIFGNDADDMRSPGKAIDPRVMIGDMSNDQIKYSINRMELVNNMMGEIKLKFSKKGESYQELRQAYYILSGQYAQAGNVISRFIGGVYVDRSMVGQDTNAKPFTPVSYEDQKRAMNALKKYVFAPDAYKTPNDLYNYIAMQRRGYNFFGGPEDPKIHDLTLGFQKRVLDHILHPNTLQRITDSELYGNEYKLSEFMTDLNNAIFQADAASSVNTFRQNLQLEYTKRLIQVISMNNARGPKYTYASKSMALYNLKRIRSMVSNGTGDKLSKAHKDHIRTLINNVVEDIK; translated from the coding sequence ATGAAAATTACATCATCAAAAAACAAATTATTACTCTTATCATTTGCATTTGTTTTGGGATTAGGGATCCAAAACATGGAAGCGCAACGTAAGAAAAAGAAAAAATCCAAAAAAGGGAAAACGGAGCAAGTAGATACAGCTAAGAAAGATTCCAAAGAAAAATCGATTGAAGAACTTACTAAGAAAAGTGAAAAAATAGAAGGATTGTTTACCATCTATAGAGATACTATTGATGGAACTACCAAAATGGTGATTAAAAAAGACCAAATTGGAAAAGAGTTTATTTATTTCAGTCAAATTTCTGATGGAGTACTAGAAGCTGGTGCTTTTAGAGGTTCATACAGGGATAATAAAGTTTTTAAAATCGAAAAACATTATAATAAAATTGAGTTTATCACTCAAAATGCTTCTTATTATTTTGACGAAAACAGTGCTTTATCAAAATCAGCTAATGCAAATATTAGCGAAGGAATTATGGCAAGTTTAAAAATTGAAGCTTTGGACGAAGAAAAAGGATTATATCTAATAAAATCAGACGATCTATTTCTTAAAGAGACTTTTGAGCAAATAAAAATGCCAAACTTTCCAGGACAATCACCTTTTGCTTTTAAGTTAGGTTCACTTAGCAAGGAAAAAACTAAGATTAAATCAATCAAAAATTATCCGAAAAATTTAAATATAAATAGTCATTACGTGTATTCTAAATCTAATATACTAAATGGAGGTTCTAATGCAGTAACAGACGGTAGAAATGTAACGATTAAAGTAGAGCACAGTCTTATTGCAATGCCAGAAAATGATTATAAACCAAGATTTGATGATCCAAGAATTGGTTATTTCTTTACACAGGTGACTGATATGACTTCTGCAAGTTCAACACCTTATAGGGATTTGGTACATCGTTGGAACTTAGTAAAAAAAGATCCAAGTTTAGCAATTTCCGAACCAGTACAGCCAATTGTTTGGTGGATGGAAAACTCTACACCAGTAGAATTTAGAGAAACCATTAAAGAAGCTGTTTTAGAATGGAACAAAGCTTTTGAAAAAGCAGGTTTTAAAAATGCAATGGTTGTAAAATTACAACCTGATGATGCAACATGGGATGCTGGAGATATTAGATATAATGTACTGAGATGGACATCTTCTCCAATACCGCCTTTTGGTGGATATGGACCAAGTTTTGTAAACCCAAGAACAGGTGAAATTTTAGGTGCAGATATTATGTTAGAGTATGTATATCATACAAATCGTGTAAAATATGATCGATTGTTTAACCTAGCTGTAAGCGATCAAGATGAGGATAATAATTATCCAACTATGATCAAGGATAAACATACATATTGCTCATATGGTCATATCATGCAGGAAAACTCTTTATTTGGTCAAGCTGCTCTTATTGCCTATGGAGCAAATGACAATGAAATGGAAGGTATGAAAATGGAAGCTATGAAGGAATTAGTAATGCACGAAGTTGGTCATACTTTAGGATTAAATCATAACATGAAAGCAAGTCAGTTGTTCTCTCCAGAAGAATTAAATAATCCAGAGTTTATTAAAGACAAATGTCTTACAGGATCAGTTATGGATTATACTGCAATTAATGTTACAAATGACAAATCAAATCAAGGACAATATTTTTCTACGACAGTTGGACCCTATGATAAATGGGCTATACAATATGGATACACTCCAGTAAGCTCTGATAAAGAGCTGGAAAAAATCGCTAGTCAATCTACAAAACCTGAACTGATTTTCGGGAATGATGCAGATGATATGCGCTCTCCAGGAAAGGCAATAGATCCAAGAGTAATGATTGGTGATATGTCTAATGATCAAATAAAATATTCTATCAACAGAATGGAATTAGTGAATAATATGATGGGCGAAATCAAACTGAAGTTTAGTAAAAAAGGCGAGTCTTATCAAGAGCTGAGACAAGCTTATTATATCCTAAGTGGTCAGTATGCTCAAGCAGGAAATGTTATTTCAAGATTCATTGGTGGTGTATATGTAGATAGAAGTATGGTAGGACAAGACACAAATGCCAAACCTTTTACACCCGTTAGTTATGAAGATCAAAAAAGAGCAATGAATGCTTTAAAAAAGTATGTGTTTGCACCAGATGCATATAAGACTCCAAATGATCTTTATAATTATATTGCTATGCAACGAAGAGGGTACAACTTCTTCGGAGGTCCAGAAGACCCTAAAATTCATGATCTTACACTTGGGTTTCAAAAAAGAGTACTAGATCATATTTTACACCCTAATACTTTACAAAGAATTACCGATTCTGAATTATATGGTAATGAATATAAATTATCAGAGTTTATGACAGATCTAAATAATGCTATTTTTCAAGCAGATGCTGCAAGTTCTGTAAATACTTTTAGACAGAATTTACAATTAGAATATACCAAAAGGCTCATCCAAGTTATTTCGATGAATAATGCTAGAGGCCCTAAATACACTTATGCATCGAAATCAATGGCATTATATAATCTAAAACGAATTAGATCAATGGTTTCTAACGGTACTGGAGACAAACTATCTAAAGCACATAAAGACCATATAAGAACTTTAATTAATAATGTAGTAGAGGATATTAAATAA
- a CDS encoding DUF4197 domain-containing protein — MKRIFLLLVIFQLSSCAELQQVIESLPQETTGAIGLSNIDIGNGLREALDKGIDKQVTKLTQKDGFFRNELVKIVLPEELKKVDKTLRDIGLDNLADEGLKVLNRAAEDAVQEATPIFVNAVKQITFNDAKQILLGNQDAATQYLKGTTKSALYSKFNPVIKNSLSKVGADQVWSNIINKYNTIPFTSNVNPDLTDYVTSEALEGVYTMIAVEEGEIRNKLSSRTTDLLRKVFALQDGK; from the coding sequence ATGAAAAGAATTTTTTTACTGTTAGTTATATTTCAACTTTCAAGTTGTGCAGAACTACAACAAGTAATAGAGAGCCTTCCTCAAGAAACTACAGGAGCAATTGGTCTTAGCAATATTGACATAGGGAATGGTTTAAGAGAAGCTTTAGACAAAGGAATCGATAAACAAGTAACTAAACTTACCCAAAAAGATGGTTTTTTCAGAAATGAGTTAGTTAAAATTGTATTACCAGAAGAATTAAAAAAGGTAGATAAGACATTAAGAGATATTGGTCTTGATAATCTAGCAGATGAAGGTTTAAAAGTTCTTAACCGAGCTGCCGAAGATGCTGTACAAGAAGCAACTCCAATTTTTGTAAATGCAGTAAAACAAATTACATTTAATGATGCCAAACAGATATTACTAGGTAACCAAGATGCTGCCACGCAATACCTAAAAGGTACTACTAAATCTGCATTGTATTCTAAATTTAATCCTGTTATTAAGAACTCTTTGTCTAAGGTAGGAGCTGATCAAGTTTGGTCAAACATTATTAATAAATACAATACGATTCCTTTTACTAGTAACGTAAACCCGGATCTTACAGACTATGTTACTAGCGAAGCTTTAGAAGGTGTATATACTATGATTGCTGTAGAAGAAGGAGAAATTAGAAATAAACTTAGTTCTAGGACAACAGATTTATTACGTAAGGTATTTGCCCTACAAGACGGAAAATAA
- a CDS encoding Lacal_2735 family protein: MFYWTKDKSNLDKLQKRYCRLMKNAYNLAIKNKEKSDLLHEEASKLLIEIKKLQHQS; the protein is encoded by the coding sequence ATGTTCTATTGGACTAAAGACAAATCTAATCTTGATAAACTACAAAAACGATATTGTAGGCTAATGAAAAACGCGTATAATCTAGCGATTAAGAATAAAGAAAAAAGTGATCTTTTACACGAGGAAGCAAGCAAACTTTTAATCGAAATTAAAAAACTACAGCATCAGTCATAA
- a CDS encoding alpha/beta fold hydrolase — MLNYSIYRHPDNTKWVTFVHGAGGSSSIWFKQVREFRKHYNVLLLDLRGHGKSKPAIKDAFNFKYTFDFITDDILEVIDHEQIGSSHFIGISLGTILIRNLAEKYPDRVDSMIMGGAIMKLNFRSQVLMKLGVVFKSVIPYMFLYKFFAFIIMPKKNHKQSRLLFANEAKKLYQKEFIRWFRLTSEINPLLRFFRDKDIKIPTLYVMGEEDYLFLPSIEKIVSLHEFSNLFVVKNSGHVVNVEQPEIFNEESLSFLNRFSL; from the coding sequence CACGGAGCAGGCGGAAGCTCTTCTATATGGTTCAAACAGGTTAGAGAGTTTAGAAAGCATTATAACGTGCTATTATTGGACTTAAGAGGTCATGGTAAATCTAAACCAGCAATTAAAGATGCTTTTAACTTTAAATACACTTTTGATTTTATAACAGATGATATTCTAGAAGTTATAGACCATGAACAGATAGGATCGTCTCATTTTATAGGAATCTCGCTAGGTACCATTTTAATCAGAAATCTTGCAGAGAAATATCCGGATCGAGTGGATAGTATGATTATGGGAGGTGCAATCATGAAATTAAACTTTAGATCTCAGGTTCTGATGAAATTGGGAGTTGTGTTTAAATCTGTGATTCCATATATGTTTTTGTATAAGTTTTTTGCATTTATTATAATGCCTAAAAAGAATCATAAGCAATCGAGATTATTATTTGCAAACGAAGCTAAAAAGTTGTATCAAAAAGAGTTTATTCGTTGGTTTCGGCTGACTTCTGAGATAAATCCTTTACTACGTTTTTTTAGAGATAAGGATATAAAAATACCTACACTTTATGTAATGGGAGAAGAAGATTACCTGTTTTTACCATCTATAGAAAAAATAGTTTCTTTACATGAATTTTCTAATCTCTTTGTGGTTAAGAACTCTGGACATGTTGTAAATGTAGAGCAACCAGAGATTTTTAATGAAGAATCTTTATCCTTTTTGAATCGGTTCTCTCTATAA
- a CDS encoding TonB-dependent receptor, translated as MKNLIKLSIAMAMLVCSGLAQAQEKTITGTVIDPSGIPLPGTNILVKKTNNGVQTDFDGNYSIEATTGDILIFSYVGFETQEVTITGSTVINVTLKDNVEGLDQVVLIGYGSSSKKEITTSVSSIRAGEIADINTPSVQSLMTSKVTGVQITQLSGRVESGIKVRIRGISTVGASQEPLYVLDGVPLINDDESINNSPINPLIGLNPNDIDSIDFLKDASAAAIYGARGTNGVIIITTKKGKAEKTKVTLNTASGWNFATNKREYLDAEQYVEFYTEAALNGGLSLNEIETKFDQLSLGSDWRNNEVDTDWQDLALVEGITQDIDLSASGGSEKITYFVSTSYNKTEGIILGNELDRYTLRGKVDAAITEKSKAGVNINISKVTIDRLSNDNAFISPLQSIGQSPLTPALLEDGTANVDGNSTLFQNFLGQEQTGRFVTDIWRTTANMYGDFYINDYLRLKSEVGYDANNQNAERFSGSLTEFASAGGVGTVSNAITERYILTNYLTYKRTFGDAVDFSATLGGSFEETNRKSQFTIGQGFPSDDLQTLDNAVLITNGGSNKTKYNFLSYFARSRFSIAEKYLFNLSIRRDGSSRFGQDSQFGWFPAASAAWIVSNERFLSNSYFLSNLKLRGSWGITGNAEIGDFASKDLYGVTTYNERLGVSPIQLGDNELRWEKTTQYDLGVNFGLFNGTISGEFDYYNKTTNDLLFNQPLPGTSGFTSIVRNIGEIVNKGFEVSLNARIISKPSFTWNVSTLFTQNKNEVTDLPSGDIIDGVNIIRKGETISSFYLYEYAGVDPSNGDALFYTNTLNADGSLDKTTTDSVSKASKIVVGSPFPEYQIGFTNTLKVNDFDFQFTFQGEFGASIFDQAGKFSSGNGKFFDNQTIDQLDRWQNPGDITNVPQARLNQENGQADSTRYLDEADFIRLRNITLGYTINPIFSKRFFLEKVRFYFSGVNLLTITDYDGYDPESTADFNGNSGVRTGTSFYSAPPAKTYSLGINIEF; from the coding sequence ATGAAAAACTTAATCAAACTTAGCATAGCTATGGCTATGTTAGTATGCTCTGGACTTGCCCAAGCCCAAGAGAAAACAATTACTGGAACGGTTATCGACCCATCCGGAATTCCACTTCCCGGAACAAACATTTTAGTAAAAAAGACGAACAATGGAGTTCAAACCGACTTTGATGGAAATTATTCTATTGAAGCTACTACTGGTGATATCCTTATATTTTCTTATGTAGGTTTCGAAACTCAGGAAGTAACTATCACAGGATCTACCGTGATAAACGTTACGCTAAAAGATAATGTAGAAGGATTAGATCAGGTTGTTCTAATAGGATATGGTAGTTCTTCTAAAAAAGAGATTACAACCAGTGTCTCAAGCATAAGAGCCGGTGAAATTGCAGATATAAACACTCCAAGTGTTCAATCGTTAATGACTAGTAAAGTTACTGGTGTGCAGATAACTCAGCTTTCTGGAAGGGTAGAATCCGGAATTAAAGTTAGAATTAGGGGTATCTCTACAGTTGGTGCTTCTCAAGAACCGTTATATGTTTTAGATGGAGTACCATTGATTAATGATGACGAGTCTATAAACAATTCTCCAATAAATCCTTTAATTGGACTGAATCCTAACGATATAGATTCTATTGATTTCTTAAAAGATGCATCTGCAGCTGCAATATATGGTGCCAGAGGAACTAATGGAGTTATTATCATTACTACTAAAAAAGGTAAAGCAGAAAAAACTAAAGTCACCTTAAACACAGCATCAGGATGGAATTTTGCTACTAACAAAAGAGAATATTTAGATGCTGAACAATATGTAGAATTTTATACTGAAGCTGCTCTTAATGGAGGACTTTCTTTAAATGAAATTGAAACCAAATTTGATCAATTATCTTTAGGGAGCGATTGGAGAAACAATGAAGTGGATACAGATTGGCAAGATCTTGCTTTGGTAGAAGGTATTACTCAGGATATAGATCTATCAGCTTCTGGTGGAAGCGAAAAAATCACCTATTTCGTTTCTACATCCTATAACAAGACAGAAGGTATTATATTAGGAAATGAGTTAGACAGATATACCTTAAGAGGTAAAGTTGATGCAGCTATTACTGAAAAATCAAAAGCAGGAGTAAACATCAATATCTCTAAAGTTACAATAGACAGGTTATCTAATGACAATGCATTTATATCACCACTTCAATCTATAGGTCAATCTCCTTTAACACCTGCTTTGTTAGAAGATGGAACTGCCAATGTAGATGGTAATTCTACACTGTTTCAAAATTTTCTAGGACAAGAACAAACAGGAAGATTTGTTACTGATATCTGGAGAACCACCGCTAATATGTATGGTGATTTTTATATTAATGATTATTTAAGACTTAAATCCGAAGTTGGTTATGATGCTAATAACCAGAATGCTGAACGATTCTCTGGAAGTTTAACTGAATTTGCTTCGGCAGGTGGAGTTGGTACCGTTAGCAATGCAATCACAGAAAGGTATATCTTAACAAATTACCTGACTTATAAACGTACGTTTGGCGATGCAGTAGATTTTTCTGCTACGTTAGGAGGAAGTTTTGAAGAAACCAATCGTAAAAGTCAATTTACAATAGGACAAGGATTTCCTTCGGATGATTTACAAACGTTGGATAATGCAGTATTAATAACGAACGGAGGTTCTAACAAAACCAAATACAACTTCTTATCATATTTTGCCAGATCGCGTTTTTCTATTGCCGAAAAATATCTATTCAATCTAAGTATTCGTAGAGATGGTTCTTCTCGATTTGGTCAGGACTCACAATTTGGATGGTTTCCGGCTGCTTCTGCCGCTTGGATAGTTAGTAATGAGAGGTTTTTAAGTAATTCTTATTTTTTAAGTAATTTAAAATTAAGAGGAAGTTGGGGTATTACAGGAAATGCAGAAATTGGAGATTTTGCTAGTAAAGATCTTTATGGTGTAACTACGTATAATGAAAGACTTGGTGTTTCACCAATTCAATTAGGAGATAATGAATTACGTTGGGAAAAGACAACGCAGTATGACTTAGGAGTAAATTTCGGTTTGTTTAATGGTACAATTTCTGGAGAATTTGATTACTATAATAAAACCACCAATGATTTATTATTCAATCAACCATTACCAGGTACTTCTGGTTTTACCTCTATTGTTAGAAACATTGGAGAGATTGTTAATAAAGGATTCGAAGTAAGTCTTAATGCAAGAATCATCTCTAAGCCTTCATTTACTTGGAACGTAAGTACACTATTTACTCAAAACAAGAATGAGGTAACAGATCTACCAAGCGGTGATATCATCGATGGAGTAAATATTATACGAAAAGGTGAAACTATTTCTTCTTTCTATCTATATGAGTATGCGGGTGTTGACCCTTCTAATGGAGATGCTTTATTTTATACCAATACATTAAATGCAGATGGCTCTTTAGACAAAACAACTACAGATAGTGTGTCTAAAGCAAGTAAAATCGTAGTAGGAAGTCCGTTTCCTGAGTATCAGATCGGGTTTACAAATACTTTAAAGGTAAACGATTTTGATTTTCAATTCACTTTTCAAGGAGAATTCGGAGCTTCCATTTTTGATCAAGCCGGTAAATTCTCTTCTGGTAATGGTAAATTCTTTGATAACCAAACCATTGATCAATTAGATAGATGGCAAAATCCTGGTGATATTACCAATGTTCCACAAGCCAGATTAAATCAAGAGAATGGACAAGCGGATTCTACTCGCTACCTGGACGAAGCCGACTTTATAAGACTTAGAAACATTACGTTGGGATATACAATTAATCCTATTTTCTCTAAAAGATTTTTCTTAGAAAAAGTAAGGTTCTATTTCAGTGGTGTAAACTTACTTACTATTACTGATTACGATGGATATGATCCTGAATCTACAGCAGATTTTAATGGAAACTCAGGAGTAAGAACAGGTACCTCTTTTTATTCCGCACCACCAGCAAAAACATATTCACTAGGTATAAATATTGAGTTTTAA
- a CDS encoding MBL fold metallo-hydrolase, giving the protein MNSKLIFFILSISILSCKNSEDSMKGRSFGPNDPKQYITILGIAQDGGYPHINNTDEFVGVAQGDISKELVVCLGIVDQKERKKFLIEATPDLPKQLAMLDAIHLNKAPIIDGVFLTHAHIGHYTGLMYFGREAMGSKDIQVFTMPKMKLFLENNGPWSQLVDLQNIVLRPLEHEVSVDLTENIKITPFLVPHRDEFSETVGYRIDGKSKSGLFIPDINKWTLWEKKIVDEVKKVDYAFIDATFFKEGEIPRPMAEVPHPFIQESIELFKNESKEVKSKIIFIHFNHSNPLMDPSNKERIQLEKEGYRFANTNDMFEL; this is encoded by the coding sequence ATGAATTCAAAGTTAATTTTTTTCATACTATCTATTTCAATTCTTTCTTGCAAAAATAGTGAAGATTCGATGAAAGGGAGATCTTTTGGGCCTAATGATCCAAAACAATACATAACTATTTTGGGAATTGCCCAAGATGGAGGGTATCCGCATATTAATAATACAGACGAATTCGTAGGTGTTGCCCAAGGTGATATTAGCAAAGAACTTGTTGTTTGTTTAGGAATTGTAGATCAAAAAGAGAGAAAAAAGTTTTTGATAGAAGCTACACCAGATTTACCTAAACAACTGGCTATGTTAGACGCAATACATCTAAATAAAGCTCCCATTATTGATGGTGTATTTCTAACCCACGCTCACATTGGTCATTATACTGGGCTTATGTATTTTGGTAGAGAGGCAATGGGATCAAAAGACATTCAGGTTTTTACAATGCCTAAAATGAAATTATTTTTGGAAAACAATGGTCCTTGGTCGCAATTAGTGGATTTACAAAACATTGTACTACGTCCATTAGAACATGAAGTATCGGTAGACTTGACAGAAAATATTAAAATAACACCATTCCTTGTGCCGCACCGAGATGAATTTTCTGAAACAGTTGGGTATAGAATTGATGGAAAATCTAAGTCTGGATTATTTATTCCTGATATTAATAAATGGACTTTATGGGAAAAGAAAATTGTAGATGAAGTGAAAAAAGTGGATTATGCTTTCATAGATGCTACTTTTTTTAAAGAAGGAGAAATACCTAGACCTATGGCAGAGGTTCCGCATCCTTTTATTCAAGAGAGTATCGAATTATTTAAAAATGAATCTAAAGAAGTTAAATCAAAGATTATTTTTATTCACTTTAATCATTCTAATCCTTTAATGGATCCTAGTAACAAAGAAAGAATTCAGTTAGAAAAAGAAGGGTACAGGTTTGCAAACACTAATGACATGTTTGAGTTATGA
- a CDS encoding RagB/SusD family nutrient uptake outer membrane protein: protein MKTYIKIILIFTLTIANIGCENRLDTDPDQSLTTDDAFDTPEKVSNILIGAYAQAGQAASYGGQLYTIAELLGNDQELKWNGTFSDPGEFNNKVINTNNTFVANLWLNGYDISNQANIVLDNLDVFENLDSKNSVEGQAKFLRAVTYFDLLRFFSKHNNNRLNDGELGVPIIRTPVIQYEDITYPSRNTIGEVYDFIINDLEDAIVLLPETNGVFASVNAAKSLLARIHLQIGNYEQARDLSNEVIQSGRFVLTETLDDAYNNDDNSTEDIFAWQVTDSDGANSMNTFWATDRFGGRPGNPDISIEDAFFGIFDDFNDLRAGYFYVDSETGSGIASYKWIFGNSNIPFIRLPEMHLIRAESNFVLSTAVGADPTSDVNLVRTRSNAFALTDVAYVDIILERLRELSFEGHKLHDFKRLEVSIGALPFDDDRLVLPIPQRERNVNPNLEQNDGY, encoded by the coding sequence ATGAAAACATACATAAAAATTATACTAATCTTTACTCTTACAATTGCAAACATCGGTTGTGAGAACAGACTAGACACTGACCCGGATCAATCATTAACAACAGATGACGCGTTCGATACTCCCGAGAAAGTAAGCAACATTCTTATTGGAGCATATGCACAAGCAGGACAAGCGGCTAGTTATGGCGGTCAACTATATACAATCGCCGAATTGCTAGGAAATGATCAAGAATTAAAATGGAACGGAACATTTTCTGATCCTGGAGAGTTTAACAACAAGGTGATCAACACTAATAATACGTTTGTCGCTAACTTATGGTTAAATGGATATGATATCAGTAATCAAGCTAATATTGTCTTAGACAACCTAGATGTTTTTGAAAATCTGGATAGTAAAAATTCAGTAGAAGGTCAAGCTAAGTTTTTAAGAGCAGTAACCTATTTTGATTTATTACGTTTTTTCTCTAAACATAATAACAACAGACTAAATGACGGCGAACTGGGCGTACCTATTATAAGAACGCCAGTAATCCAATATGAGGATATTACTTATCCATCTAGAAATACAATTGGGGAAGTATATGATTTCATCATCAATGATCTAGAAGATGCGATTGTATTATTACCTGAAACCAATGGTGTTTTTGCATCTGTAAATGCTGCTAAATCCTTATTAGCAAGAATCCATTTACAGATTGGTAATTATGAACAAGCTAGAGATTTATCTAATGAAGTAATACAATCAGGGCGATTCGTTCTAACCGAAACTCTTGATGATGCCTATAATAATGATGATAACTCTACTGAAGACATCTTCGCTTGGCAAGTAACAGATTCTGATGGTGCCAATAGCATGAATACATTTTGGGCTACGGACAGATTCGGCGGAAGACCTGGAAATCCAGATATCTCTATCGAAGATGCATTTTTTGGAATATTTGATGACTTCAATGATCTAAGAGCTGGTTACTTTTATGTAGATTCAGAAACAGGATCCGGAATAGCATCTTATAAATGGATATTCGGAAACTCTAACATTCCATTTATCAGATTACCAGAAATGCATTTAATACGTGCCGAATCTAATTTTGTCCTTAGTACAGCAGTTGGAGCGGATCCAACAAGTGATGTAAATCTAGTACGTACTAGATCAAATGCTTTTGCGCTAACAGATGTAGCTTATGTAGATATTATATTAGAGAGACTACGTGAATTATCTTTTGAAGGACACAAATTACATGATTTTAAAAGATTAGAAGTTTCTATAGGAGCATTACCATTTGATGATGATAGATTAGTGTTACCAATACCACAAAGAGAAAGAAATGTAAATCCTAATCTAGAACAAAACGACGGATACTAA
- the purU gene encoding formyltetrahydrofolate deformylase has product MKKTTLLINCPDKKGIIATVTNFILSKKGNTVYIEQHVDRELGEFFMRLECEFDQDEEKLALFKESFNKEVAYNYNMHWEMYNAEKKPKMALFVSKYDHCLYDILGRHASGELLVKIPIIISNHLDLKPIADNFKIPFKHIPVNKSNKQQAEAEQIALLKELKVDFIVLARYMQILSENFVDQFPNKIINIHHSFLPAFPGAKPYHSAYERGVKIIGATSHYVTSDLDEGPIIEQEVVRVSHIHNVQDFILKGRDLEKIVLSRAIKHHIERKVLVYNNKTVIFS; this is encoded by the coding sequence ATGAAAAAAACAACCTTACTCATTAACTGTCCGGATAAAAAAGGGATCATAGCTACGGTAACTAATTTTATCTTATCAAAAAAAGGAAACACAGTCTATATCGAACAACATGTTGATAGAGAATTAGGAGAATTCTTTATGAGATTAGAATGTGAATTTGATCAAGATGAAGAGAAACTAGCTTTATTTAAAGAGTCTTTTAATAAAGAAGTAGCCTATAATTACAATATGCACTGGGAAATGTATAATGCTGAGAAAAAACCTAAAATGGCACTTTTTGTTTCTAAGTATGACCATTGTTTATACGATATTCTAGGAAGACACGCTTCTGGTGAGCTTCTGGTAAAAATTCCAATCATCATAAGTAATCATTTAGATCTAAAACCAATAGCAGATAATTTTAAAATCCCTTTTAAGCATATTCCTGTTAACAAATCTAACAAACAACAAGCCGAAGCAGAACAAATAGCATTACTAAAAGAACTTAAAGTTGATTTCATTGTTTTAGCCAGATATATGCAGATCTTATCTGAAAATTTTGTGGATCAATTTCCCAATAAAATAATCAATATTCATCATTCTTTTTTACCTGCTTTTCCTGGTGCCAAACCTTACCATTCTGCTTATGAACGCGGTGTAAAAATAATCGGAGCTACAAGTCATTATGTAACTTCTGATCTCGATGAAGGACCTATAATTGAGCAAGAAGTGGTTAGGGTATCACATATCCATAATGTACAAGACTTTATTTTAAAAGGACGAGATCTTGAAAAAATAGTTTTATCCAGAGCTATAAAACATCATATAGAAAGAAAAGTATTGGTATACAATAACAAAACTGTTATTTTTTCATAA